Proteins co-encoded in one Gehongia tenuis genomic window:
- a CDS encoding MaoC/PaaZ C-terminal domain-containing protein, whose protein sequence is MNHYQLKDLSLGMKQELSFSITPKMMDQFREITGDENPLHRDTAYANEHGFAERVVYGMLTASFLSTLAGVYLPGERSLIHSVEVKFVAPVLVGDGLVLRGEITAINEQFSFIEISLSIYNQNNKKVCRGKMQVGVR, encoded by the coding sequence TTGAACCATTATCAGCTGAAGGATCTATCCCTGGGAATGAAGCAGGAGCTGTCCTTTTCCATAACCCCAAAAATGATGGACCAGTTTCGGGAAATTACTGGGGACGAGAATCCTCTGCACCGCGATACAGCCTACGCAAATGAACACGGATTTGCCGAGCGTGTCGTCTATGGAATGCTGACGGCTTCATTTTTATCGACATTGGCAGGTGTTTACCTTCCCGGGGAACGCAGCCTAATTCACTCAGTGGAAGTCAAGTTCGTGGCTCCGGTGCTGGTGGGCGACGGGCTTGTGCTGCGCGGTGAAATCACTGCAATCAATGAGCAGTTTTCGTTCATAGAAATCAGTCTTAGCATATACAATCAGAATAACAAAAAAGTTTGCCGCGGAAAAATGCAGGTAGGTGTTCGCTGA
- a CDS encoding transketolase family protein yields the protein MQRAYINALNKLAQEDDRVVSVLADNGTDYDWLFQRDFPERFFNVGIAEQNMVAMGAGLSTCGYIPFVLTAGSFLAYRAYEFIRDDVCFPCRNVKLVASGGGMSISNLGSTHHATEDLANLRALPNLTILSPASPAEVEAAVAEAYKIEGPVYIRMGMNGEKDFFPASRSGYPYQAQQIADGTDAAIITTGSIAEQALAAAQKLTTLGISTAVYVFSSIKPFDSETVLKLAAKVRLLATVEEHSITGGLGSAVAEVLCELPEHAVLCRIGLAGVFSQGYGTLKQMYRMNGLDAEAIADRVLKTWRKLS from the coding sequence ATGCAAAGAGCATATATCAATGCGCTGAATAAACTTGCCCAGGAAGATGACCGTGTGGTCTCCGTCCTTGCGGATAACGGCACCGATTATGATTGGCTGTTTCAGCGTGATTTCCCAGAACGTTTTTTCAACGTTGGTATTGCTGAACAAAATATGGTGGCTATGGGCGCCGGATTATCAACCTGTGGTTATATTCCCTTCGTTCTGACGGCCGGCTCCTTTCTTGCCTATCGTGCATACGAGTTCATCCGTGATGATGTATGCTTCCCATGCAGAAATGTAAAATTGGTCGCAAGCGGCGGCGGTATGTCCATCAGCAATCTGGGTTCAACTCATCATGCGACGGAAGATTTGGCAAATCTACGGGCATTGCCCAACTTGACCATTCTGTCACCCGCTTCGCCGGCCGAGGTGGAGGCTGCTGTGGCCGAGGCATACAAAATTGAGGGGCCTGTATATATTCGAATGGGGATGAACGGAGAAAAGGATTTTTTCCCGGCGTCCCGCAGCGGATATCCCTATCAGGCGCAGCAAATCGCGGATGGCACCGATGCGGCAATCATTACCACGGGCAGCATTGCCGAACAGGCCCTGGCCGCGGCGCAAAAGCTGACAACACTCGGCATTTCAACTGCCGTCTATGTTTTTTCCTCCATCAAGCCTTTTGACAGTGAGACCGTTTTAAAACTTGCGGCGAAAGTACGTCTGCTGGCAACGGTGGAAGAGCATAGCATCACGGGCGGACTGGGCAGTGCCGTTGCCGAAGTTTTGTGCGAGCTTCCTGAACATGCGGTGCTTTGCCGGATTGGTTTAGCCGGTGTGTTCTCTCAGGGATACGGCACATTGAAACAAATGTATCGGATGAACGGCCTCGATGCTGAGGCAATAGCCGACCGAGTACTGAAGACATGGAGGAAACTGTCTTGA
- a CDS encoding NYN domain-containing protein, with protein sequence MSNDNRFAVLIDADNVSEKYIKFILDELSNDGVITYKRIYGDWTKPALGSWKSVLLEHSITPIQQYGYTTGKNATDSAMIIDAMDILYTGNVEGFCIVSSDSDFTRLASRLREAGKVVVGMGEKKTPSPFVAACNKFKYLEVLAQATECAAPTEDAAYASERIPLDAIRKAMRTIVDETSDDDGWTSVSNIGNILIKRYPDFDVRNYGFKKLTRFISSLNAFEIKSVSSKDGNGKNIFVRESRKLTKTK encoded by the coding sequence ATGTCCAACGACAACCGTTTTGCCGTGCTCATCGACGCGGACAATGTTTCGGAAAAATACATCAAGTTCATCCTGGACGAGCTGTCCAACGATGGCGTCATCACCTATAAGCGCATCTATGGCGATTGGACCAAGCCGGCCCTGGGTTCCTGGAAGAGCGTGCTCCTCGAGCACTCCATCACCCCCATCCAGCAGTACGGCTACACCACCGGCAAGAACGCCACCGATTCGGCCATGATCATCGACGCCATGGACATCCTCTACACCGGCAATGTGGAGGGGTTTTGCATCGTATCCAGCGACAGTGACTTCACCCGCCTGGCGTCCCGGCTACGGGAGGCGGGCAAGGTGGTCGTCGGCATGGGCGAGAAGAAAACGCCCAGCCCCTTCGTGGCCGCCTGCAACAAGTTTAAATACCTGGAGGTGCTGGCTCAGGCCACCGAGTGCGCCGCCCCCACCGAGGACGCGGCCTACGCCTCGGAGCGCATCCCCCTCGACGCCATCCGCAAGGCCATGCGCACCATCGTGGACGAGACCTCCGACGATGACGGCTGGACCAGCGTGAGCAACATCGGCAACATTCTTATCAAGCGCTACCCCGATTTTGACGTGCGCAACTATGGCTTCAAGAAGCTGACCCGGTTCATCAGCTCCCTCAACGCCTTTGAGATCAAGTCCGTATCCAGCAAAGACGGCAACGGCAAGAATATCTTTGTGCGGGAATCCCGCAAGCTGACCAAAACGAAATG
- a CDS encoding transketolase codes for MNEADILRGLRKKIFLTACAGGGGHLASSFSSLEILYTLYARKTMNFRCNEPLWADRDRLILSKGHAALACYTVLSHVGFFGEDVLSGYAKPHSVLGGEPSGESIPGIETPTGSLGHGLSFGVGTALASKMSHADFETFVLLGDGECEEGSVWEAVIAASALKLGRLIAIVDVNGLQKMATVSEIAGISSWEDKWRSFGWDVVSVDGHDLEALTQILSHRRSHEDKPLAIVAKTVKGKGVSIMENNPVWHYRMPGKKELKTFMAELDISQEEVDHAKSIYQCAE; via the coding sequence ATGAACGAAGCAGATATTCTGCGCGGATTGCGCAAAAAGATTTTTTTGACAGCCTGCGCAGGCGGCGGCGGTCATTTGGCGTCTTCATTTTCTTCTCTCGAGATCCTGTATACCCTTTATGCTAGAAAGACTATGAATTTTCGCTGCAATGAACCATTGTGGGCCGATCGTGACAGACTGATCCTCAGTAAGGGGCACGCGGCGCTCGCTTGTTATACGGTTTTGTCACATGTGGGGTTTTTTGGAGAAGATGTTTTGTCGGGGTATGCCAAGCCTCACTCCGTTCTCGGCGGCGAACCTTCCGGTGAAAGTATTCCAGGTATTGAAACCCCCACCGGTTCACTGGGACACGGCCTGTCTTTTGGCGTGGGCACGGCGCTTGCCAGCAAAATGTCCCATGCAGATTTTGAGACATTTGTTTTGCTGGGCGACGGCGAATGTGAGGAAGGCAGCGTTTGGGAAGCGGTTATTGCTGCTTCCGCCTTAAAACTGGGCAGGCTCATCGCCATCGTCGATGTCAACGGTTTACAGAAAATGGCCACCGTCAGCGAAATTGCCGGCATATCGTCGTGGGAGGATAAATGGCGTAGTTTCGGATGGGATGTTGTGAGTGTCGACGGTCACGATCTAGAAGCGTTGACTCAGATCTTGTCCCACAGACGGTCCCACGAGGACAAGCCGCTTGCGATTGTTGCAAAAACTGTCAAGGGCAAGGGTGTATCGATCATGGAAAATAACCCTGTCTGGCATTATCGCATGCCGGGGAAAAAGGAACTCAAGACATTTATGGCTGAATTGGACATAAGTCAGGAGGAAGTTGATCATGCAAAGAGCATATATCAATGCGCTGAATAA